The Primulina eburnea isolate SZY01 chromosome 8, ASM2296580v1, whole genome shotgun sequence genome contains a region encoding:
- the LOC140838582 gene encoding protein DETOXIFICATION 21-like, with the protein MEGEITEKLLGDAENGNKQESLKDRIWKENKKMWVVAAPAIFTRFSTFGTGVITQAFLGHIGARELAAFALVFTVFLRFAQGILLGMANGLETLCGQAYGARQHHMLGIYLQRAWLVSFIASTVLLPLFIFVSPILKAIGQDEDIADMARTMALWMIPVVYSFIVSYTCQMYLQSQSKNMIIAYLAAISLSLHVFLSWLLTVKYKFGVTGAMISTVLAFWIPNIGQLIFVTSGGCPQTWRGFSWLAFKDLWPIFKLSLSAGAMLCLEVWYNTVLILLTGNMKNAEVAIDALSICLNINGWEMMISLGFMAAASVRISNELGSGNSKAAKFSIANIVSTSFTIGFVLFIFFILFRGRITYLFTESEAVASSVAQLSPLLAFSILLNSIQPVLSGVAIGSGWQSIVAWVNVGSYYFIGVPIGVVLGYAYNLQVEGVWIGMLIGVLVQTIVLIIITYRTDWEKQVSIAQKRVNRWFIEVEPDAN; encoded by the exons ATGGAAGGTGAAATCACGGAGAAGTTGTTGGGGGATGCAGAAAATGGCAATAAGCAAGAGAGTTTGAAGGATAGGATATGGAAGGAAAACAAGAAAATGTGGGTTGTGGCTGCACCTGCTATATTTACCCGGTTTTCGACCTTTGGCACGGGAGTCATCACCCAGGCATTTCTAGGCCACATTGGAGCTAGAGAGTTAGCTGCATTCGCCCTCGTCTTCACCGTGTTCTTGAGGTTTGCTCAAGGCATACTG TTGGGTATGGCGAATGGATTGGAAACTCTATGTGGGCAAGCCTATGGTGCGCGACAGCACCACATGCTCGGGATATATCTTCAACGTGCCTGGCTAGTTTCTTTTATTGCCTCAACTGTTCTTTTGCCACTATTTATCTTTGTATCCCCTATCCTGAAAGCTATTGGCCAAGATGAAGATATTGCAGATATGGCGAGAACGATGGCTCTCTGGATGATCCCTGTAGTGTATTCATTCATCGTGTCCTATACATGTCAAATGTACTTGCAATCTCAAAGCAAGAACATGATCATCGCGTATTTGGCAGCGATCTCTTTATCATTACACGTGTTTCTTTCGTGGCTTTTGACAGTGAAGTACAAATTTGGAGTCACAGGTGCCATGATATCGACTGTCTTGGCCTTCTGGATCCCTAATATTGGTCAATTGATATTCGTTACATCCGGGGGTTGTCCACAAACGTGGAGGGGATTCTCGTGGTTAGCTTTCAAAGATTTATGGCCGATATTTAAGCTCTCGTTGTCCGCCGGGGCGATGCTTTG TCTCGAAGTGTGGTACAACACGGTGCTGATTCTTTTGAcaggaaatatgaaaaatgccGAGGTTGCCATTGATGCCCTTTCTATCTG CCTCAACATTAACGGCTGGGAAATGATGATATCCCTTGGTTTCATGGCAGCAGCAAG CGTTCGAATATCGAATGAACTCGGAAGTGGGAACTCTAAAGCAGCCAAGTTTTCAATAGCCAATATAGTGTCAACATCATTCACCATTGGATTTGTGTTATTCATTTTTTTCATACTCTTCCGGGGACGTATCACTTATCTGTTCACAGAGAGTGAAGCTGTGGCATCTTCAGTTGCTCAACTGTCCCCTCTTCTGGCGTTCTCGATACTTTTGAACAGCATACAGCCAGTTCTTTCCG GTGTGGCTATTGGATCCGGATGGCAGAGTATTGTGGCATGGGTAAACGTCGGATCATATTACTTCATCGGAGTTCCTATCGGGGTTGTGCTTGGTTATGCCTACAATCTACAAGTTGAG GGTGTTTGGATTGGAATGCTGATTGGAGTACTGGTTCAAACTATTGTGCTTATTATCATAACTTACAGAACTGATTGGGAGAAACAG GTATCGATTGCTCAGAAACGAGTTAATAGATGGTTCATTGAAGTCGAACCTGATGCCAATTAA